A single genomic interval of Lacrimispora sphenoides JCM 1415 harbors:
- a CDS encoding homocysteine S-methyltransferase family protein: MAAILEEIKKRIVFFDGGTGSLLQANGLEPGELPETWNVKHPDIITKLHRDYLEAGADIIKTNTFGANGLKFYKGAEFDLEEVVTAALKNAKNAVETASYPAGKEKGYIALDLGPTGKLLKPLGDLAFEEAYKMFSQVVKIGEREGADLVLIETMSDSYEAKAAVLAAKENCSLPVFVTTIFDDKGKLLTGGNVESTVALLEGLGVDALGINCGLGPIQMKGILRDIMKVVSIPVIVNPNAGLPRSEGGKTVYDIDAAEFAAAMKEIAEEGACVIGGCCGTTPEHIEKTVALCKDLPVRLPDKKNRTVISSYAQAVVIDREPIIIGERINPTGKSKFKQALRDHNLEYILREGVAQQDNGAHVLDVNVGLPEIDEPSMMVEVIGELQSIIDLPLQIDTSNIEAMERAMRVYNGKPLINSVNGKKEVMEAIFPLVKQYGGVVVALALDEDGIPETAEGRIAVAKKIYNKAAEYGIDKKDIIIDALCMTVSSDSRGALTTLETLRRVRDELGGRTILGVSNISFGLPQREIINAAFFTMALQNGLSAAIINPNSEAMMRSYYSFLTLADMDPQCSGYIAVYSGQVATLGETVRQGTSSLSGGVSGGEMSLPESIAKGLKDRAYAAVTELLREQEPLTIINGEMIPALDRVGKGFENGTVFLPQLLMSAEAAKAAFEVIKEKMAEGGVAQEKKGRIILATVKGDIHDIGKNIVKVLLENYGYDVIDLGKDVPPEKIVETAVKDEVKLVGLSALMTTTVPSMEETIRQLRETAPSTKVMVGGAVLTEGYAKTIGADQYCRDAMASVNYAEGLFQVK, translated from the coding sequence TTATAAAGGTGCGGAATTCGATCTGGAAGAGGTAGTGACTGCAGCCTTAAAAAATGCAAAGAATGCGGTGGAGACAGCTTCTTATCCGGCCGGAAAGGAAAAGGGGTATATTGCCCTTGATTTAGGCCCTACAGGAAAGCTTTTAAAGCCTTTAGGAGATCTGGCCTTTGAGGAAGCTTACAAAATGTTTTCCCAGGTAGTTAAAATCGGAGAGCGGGAGGGAGCGGACCTGGTGCTCATTGAGACCATGAGCGACAGCTATGAGGCCAAGGCGGCTGTACTGGCTGCAAAGGAAAACTGCAGTCTTCCCGTATTCGTGACCACGATTTTTGATGATAAAGGAAAGCTTTTAACCGGAGGTAATGTTGAATCTACCGTTGCCCTTTTAGAAGGTCTGGGAGTTGATGCCCTGGGAATCAACTGCGGCCTGGGTCCGATACAGATGAAGGGCATTTTAAGGGATATCATGAAGGTGGTTTCCATACCGGTCATCGTCAATCCCAATGCAGGACTTCCAAGAAGCGAAGGAGGAAAAACGGTATATGATATCGATGCGGCTGAGTTTGCGGCTGCTATGAAGGAAATTGCAGAGGAAGGAGCCTGTGTGATCGGCGGCTGCTGCGGAACCACGCCAGAACATATTGAGAAAACAGTGGCTCTCTGCAAAGATCTTCCTGTGAGACTGCCGGATAAGAAAAACCGTACCGTGATCTCTTCCTATGCACAGGCGGTTGTGATTGACAGGGAACCGATCATCATCGGAGAGAGGATCAATCCAACGGGAAAATCCAAATTCAAGCAGGCCCTTCGGGATCATAACCTGGAATATATTCTCCGTGAGGGAGTGGCTCAGCAGGACAATGGAGCACATGTCCTGGATGTGAATGTGGGACTTCCTGAAATTGATGAGCCTTCCATGATGGTGGAAGTGATAGGGGAGCTTCAGAGCATCATCGACCTGCCTCTTCAGATCGATACCTCCAATATAGAGGCAATGGAACGGGCAATGAGGGTTTATAATGGAAAGCCTCTTATTAATTCCGTAAATGGGAAAAAAGAAGTGATGGAGGCTATTTTTCCTCTGGTAAAACAATATGGAGGCGTTGTGGTCGCTCTTGCCCTTGATGAAGACGGCATTCCTGAAACAGCAGAAGGCAGGATCGCTGTTGCAAAGAAAATCTACAATAAGGCCGCAGAATATGGAATTGATAAGAAAGACATTATAATAGATGCCCTCTGCATGACCGTAAGCTCTGACAGCCGGGGAGCACTGACGACCCTTGAAACTTTAAGACGGGTCAGAGATGAGCTGGGAGGCAGGACCATACTTGGCGTTTCCAACATTTCCTTCGGCCTCCCGCAGAGAGAAATCATCAATGCCGCCTTTTTCACAATGGCCCTTCAAAACGGCCTAAGCGCGGCCATCATAAACCCCAATTCAGAAGCCATGATGCGTTCCTATTACAGCTTTCTGACTCTTGCGGATATGGATCCTCAGTGCAGCGGCTACATCGCGGTTTACAGCGGCCAGGTAGCTACTCTGGGTGAGACCGTGAGGCAGGGGACCTCTTCTCTGTCAGGAGGCGTTTCCGGAGGGGAGATGTCCCTGCCAGAAAGCATTGCAAAAGGCCTTAAAGACCGTGCATATGCAGCAGTAACAGAGCTTTTAAGAGAGCAGGAGCCTTTAACCATTATAAATGGGGAGATGATTCCGGCACTTGACCGGGTGGGAAAGGGCTTTGAAAACGGAACCGTATTCCTTCCGCAGCTTCTGATGAGTGCAGAAGCGGCCAAGGCCGCCTTTGAAGTCATAAAAGAGAAGATGGCGGAAGGCGGCGTGGCACAGGAGAAAAAAGGAAGGATCATCCTGGCTACGGTCAAGGGAGATATTCACGATATCGGAAAGAATATTGTTAAGGTCCTCCTGGAAAACTACGGCTATGACGTTATTGATCTGGGAAAAGACGTTCCTCCGGAAAAAATCGTGGAAACTGCAGTAAAGGATGAAGTAAAGCTGGTAGGCTTAAGCGCCCTCATGACCACCACCGTCCCCAGCATGGAAGAGACCATCAGACAGCTTAGGGAAACCGCTCCTTCCACAAAAGTAATGGTAGGAGGTGCGGTTCTTACGGAAGGATATGCAAAAACCATTGGTGCGGATCAGTACTGCAGGGATGCCATGGCTTCTGTGAATTATGCGGAAGGACTATTTCAGGTAAAATAA